A section of the Methanocaldococcus sp. FS406-22 genome encodes:
- the smc gene encoding chromosome segregation protein SMC, producing MVTLEKIELKNFKSFKKLSLDIPKGFTAIVGPNGSGKSNIVDAILFVLGKTSAKKLRANRFSGLITYHNGKRADFAEVCLYFSNENNAFNVNADRVGILRRIKSSGETDYYLIWEENGKEKRKKMAKHEVIDLFRRLGLLGDNVISQGDLLKIINISPIERRKIIDEISGIAEFDEKKKKAEEELKKARELIEMIDIRISEVENNLKKLKKEKEDAERYIKLNDELKAAKYALILKKVSYLNILLENIQNDIKNLEELKDEFLGKVKEIDAEIENLKLRLNNIINELNEKGNEEVLELHKSIKELEVEIENDKKVLNNSINELNKVENEIENKKKEIEETQKKIIENRDSIIEKEQKIKEIEDKIKNLNYEKERLKEAIAESESIIKHLKKSEMEIADEIAKNQNELYKLKKELNDLENLINRKNFEIEKNNEMIKKLKEELESVEDVDTKPLYLELENLNVEIEFSKRRIKELEEKKKELQAKLDELHAEYVKENARIKALKEMEELSMDRAIREILNANLPGVIDIVGNLGKTKIEYKTAIEVAAGNRLNHIVVKRMEDAVRAIKYLKERRLGRATFLPLDRIEGREAEYLDEDGVIGRAIDLVEFDEKYRRVFEYVFGNTVVVKNIDIAKELAKKYRKVRFVTLDGDVIEPSGAMIGGTFKSKAKIKVDIDLSKLNKIADEIIAIESELRNIKDEIERLNEIIKRSSAKKMEIENTLEIIKKNEMRKREIAEKNTIKIKELELKNKEILEELEELNLKKEEILNKINEIEGRINELIERREKIINELKEYESDENLKRMNEIEDELKILEKEKAKLKNEIDKGLTLVKEILIPKIEELNKKVSELINKKAILEKNISFYKESIEKNLSILEEKKKRYEELAKNLKELTTKKEELEKEIENLERERKEILRKVRDIENKINELMVEKAKYESKLEEEERKLYLCEKVDISEELEKKDIEELEIYIGELESEIKSLEPVNMRAIEDYNYVAERYKELIEKREEYERDEKKYLQLMEELENKKKEVFMEVFNKVAKNFEEVYKEIGGIGKLSLENEKNPFEGGILIDASPRGKKLLSLDAMSGGEKSLTALAFLFAIQRLNPSPFYVLDEVDAALDVKNVSLIADMIKNASKDSQFIVISHREQMVSKADVVYGVYMENGLSRVVGIRL from the coding sequence ATGGTTACTTTGGAGAAGATAGAGCTTAAAAACTTCAAATCATTTAAAAAACTATCTTTAGATATTCCAAAGGGATTTACAGCTATTGTAGGGCCGAATGGTAGTGGAAAATCTAACATAGTTGATGCCATACTATTTGTGCTTGGAAAAACCTCTGCTAAAAAGTTGAGAGCAAATAGATTCAGCGGATTAATTACCTATCACAACGGAAAGAGAGCAGATTTTGCTGAGGTCTGCCTATATTTCTCAAATGAAAATAATGCCTTTAATGTTAATGCAGATAGAGTGGGGATTTTAAGAAGGATAAAGAGTAGTGGAGAAACAGATTATTACTTAATTTGGGAGGAAAATGGAAAAGAAAAAAGAAAAAAGATGGCTAAGCATGAGGTTATTGATTTATTTAGGAGATTGGGGCTTTTAGGAGATAATGTTATTTCACAAGGGGATTTGTTAAAGATTATCAACATCTCACCCATTGAGAGGAGAAAGATTATTGATGAAATCAGTGGAATAGCTGAATTTGATGAAAAGAAAAAAAAGGCAGAGGAAGAATTAAAGAAGGCAAGAGAGTTAATTGAAATGATTGACATAAGAATTAGTGAAGTTGAAAACAACTTAAAAAAGCTCAAAAAAGAGAAAGAAGACGCTGAAAGATATATTAAATTAAATGATGAGCTGAAAGCAGCAAAATATGCTCTAATATTAAAAAAGGTTAGCTATCTGAATATTCTTTTAGAAAATATCCAAAATGACATTAAAAACTTGGAAGAACTTAAAGATGAATTTTTAGGAAAAGTTAAAGAAATTGATGCAGAGATAGAGAATTTAAAGCTCAGATTGAACAACATTATAAATGAACTCAATGAAAAAGGCAATGAAGAGGTTTTAGAGCTTCATAAATCAATTAAAGAGCTTGAGGTTGAAATTGAGAACGATAAAAAGGTTCTGAATAACTCAATAAATGAGTTAAATAAAGTTGAAAATGAGATTGAAAATAAAAAGAAAGAGATTGAAGAAACTCAGAAAAAGATTATTGAAAATAGGGACAGCATCATTGAGAAAGAGCAGAAAATTAAAGAAATTGAGGATAAAATCAAGAATCTCAACTATGAAAAAGAGAGGTTAAAGGAGGCAATTGCTGAAAGTGAGAGTATAATCAAACACTTAAAAAAATCTGAAATGGAGATAGCTGATGAGATAGCCAAAAATCAAAATGAACTCTATAAACTAAAAAAAGAACTAAACGACTTAGAGAATTTAATAAACAGGAAGAATTTTGAGATTGAGAAAAACAATGAGATGATTAAAAAGTTAAAGGAAGAACTCGAATCTGTTGAAGATGTTGATACTAAACCATTATATTTAGAGCTTGAAAATTTAAACGTTGAGATTGAGTTTTCAAAGAGAAGAATTAAAGAGCTTGAAGAAAAAAAGAAAGAACTGCAAGCTAAATTGGATGAACTTCATGCTGAATATGTTAAGGAGAACGCAAGAATTAAGGCTTTGAAGGAGATGGAAGAGCTATCTATGGATAGGGCAATTAGAGAGATATTAAATGCAAACTTACCGGGAGTTATTGATATTGTTGGGAATTTGGGAAAGACAAAGATCGAATACAAAACAGCCATTGAAGTAGCGGCTGGGAATAGGCTAAACCATATAGTTGTTAAGAGAATGGAGGATGCAGTTAGAGCTATAAAGTATCTAAAAGAGAGGAGATTAGGGAGAGCTACTTTTCTACCATTGGATAGGATTGAGGGCAGAGAGGCGGAGTATTTAGATGAGGATGGAGTTATTGGTAGAGCCATTGATTTAGTGGAGTTTGATGAGAAATATAGAAGAGTTTTTGAGTATGTGTTTGGAAACACGGTAGTTGTTAAAAATATAGATATAGCTAAGGAATTAGCCAAAAAATACAGAAAGGTGAGATTTGTAACATTAGATGGGGATGTTATAGAGCCGAGTGGAGCTATGATTGGAGGAACTTTTAAAAGTAAGGCAAAGATAAAGGTTGATATTGATTTAAGCAAGCTAAATAAAATAGCTGATGAAATTATAGCTATTGAGAGTGAGTTGAGAAATATAAAGGATGAGATTGAGAGATTGAATGAGATAATAAAGAGAAGTTCAGCCAAAAAAATGGAAATTGAAAATACCTTGGAGATAATTAAAAAGAACGAAATGAGAAAGAGGGAGATAGCTGAAAAGAATACCATAAAGATAAAAGAGTTGGAGTTGAAAAATAAGGAGATTTTAGAAGAGTTAGAGGAGTTAAACCTTAAAAAAGAAGAGATTCTAAATAAGATTAATGAGATTGAAGGCAGAATAAATGAGCTGATTGAAAGAAGAGAGAAGATAATCAATGAGTTGAAGGAGTATGAAAGCGATGAGAATTTAAAGAGAATGAATGAGATTGAGGATGAATTAAAAATCTTAGAGAAAGAGAAAGCCAAATTAAAGAATGAGATTGATAAAGGACTTACTTTAGTTAAAGAAATATTGATTCCAAAGATTGAAGAGCTGAATAAGAAGGTTTCTGAGCTAATAAATAAAAAAGCCATATTGGAGAAGAATATATCATTCTATAAAGAGAGTATTGAAAAAAATCTATCCATATTGGAAGAGAAGAAAAAGAGGTATGAAGAATTAGCTAAAAATCTAAAAGAACTCACCACAAAAAAAGAAGAGCTTGAGAAAGAAATAGAAAACTTAGAAAGAGAGAGAAAAGAGATATTAAGAAAAGTTAGAGACATTGAAAATAAAATAAATGAACTTATGGTTGAAAAGGCAAAGTATGAGAGTAAGTTAGAGGAAGAGGAGAGAAAACTCTATCTATGTGAAAAGGTTGATATAAGTGAGGAGCTTGAGAAAAAAGACATTGAAGAACTTGAGATATATATAGGAGAGCTTGAAAGTGAAATAAAAAGCTTAGAGCCTGTCAATATGAGGGCTATTGAAGACTATAACTATGTTGCTGAAAGATACAAAGAGTTGATAGAAAAAAGAGAAGAATATGAAAGAGATGAGAAAAAATACCTCCAATTAATGGAAGAGCTTGAAAATAAAAAGAAAGAGGTCTTTATGGAAGTATTTAACAAGGTAGCTAAGAACTTTGAAGAGGTTTATAAGGAGATTGGAGGAATTGGAAAATTAAGCTTAGAAAATGAAAAAAATCCTTTTGAAGGAGGGATTTTAATAGATGCATCTCCAAGGGGCAAAAAGCTTTTAAGCTTAGATGCGATGAGTGGAGGGGAGAAGTCATTAACTGCCTTAGCATTTTTGTTTGCTATTCAAAGGCTAAATCCTTCTCCGTTCTATGTATTGGATGAAGTTGATGCCGCATTGGATGTAAAAAATGTCTCTCTAATTGCTGATATGATTAAAAATGCCTCTAAGGACAGCCAATTTATAGTTATAAGCCATAGAGAGCAGATGGTTAGTAAGGCAGATGTTGTTTATGGTGTTTATATGGAAAATGGATTGAGTAGAGTTGTAGGGATAAGATTATAA
- a CDS encoding V4R domain-containing protein produces MISKNPIKIRIYDCISCSGLPDVGKPLCHFEAGFLAGYIENVFNKKAYVIETHCWGLGNKFCQFEVKLDDDKK; encoded by the coding sequence ATGATTAGTAAAAATCCTATAAAAATTAGGATTTATGATTGCATAAGTTGCTCTGGACTACCAGATGTTGGAAAGCCATTATGTCATTTTGAAGCAGGATTTTTAGCGGGCTATATAGAAAATGTATTTAATAAAAAGGCCTATGTAATAGAAACTCATTGCTGGGGATTAGGAAATAAATTTTGCCAATTTGAAGTTAAATTGGATGATGATAAAAAGTAA
- a CDS encoding roadblock/LC7 domain-containing protein has product MSDINKMAMNKLEEILNELNKTPGIIGSAIIKKDGEIIVKQLPRYVDDEFLDILSAIHGCMEQVLSKGEDIAPKEVIIRGRYRNIIIINIGDVILMIISDLKANLNDILKIADDLAEDIKDYCNIISENVLEFPVDLIFSNVERREFGRDVDVSIFRILRFMNLRKYIDIDNETLMYYFDDILSALKGGVSLGEQRV; this is encoded by the coding sequence ATGAGTGATATAAATAAAATGGCAATGAATAAATTAGAAGAAATATTAAATGAGCTAAACAAAACTCCTGGAATTATTGGCTCTGCCATTATAAAAAAAGATGGGGAGATTATTGTAAAACAGCTACCAAGATATGTTGATGATGAATTTTTAGATATTTTGTCTGCTATACATGGATGTATGGAGCAGGTATTATCTAAGGGCGAAGATATTGCACCAAAGGAAGTTATAATTAGGGGAAGGTATAGGAATATCATTATTATCAACATTGGAGATGTTATATTAATGATTATATCAGATTTAAAAGCAAATTTAAACGATATTTTAAAAATAGCTGATGATTTAGCTGAAGATATAAAAGATTATTGTAACATCATATCTGAAAATGTTTTAGAATTTCCTGTTGATTTGATTTTTTCAAATGTGGAAAGGAGAGAATTTGGAAGAGATGTAGATGTCTCTATCTTTAGAATTTTAAGATTCATGAATTTGAGAAAATATATAGATATTGACAACGAAACACTGATGTATTATTTTGATGACATACTCTCCGCCCTAAAGGGCGGAGTTTCTTTAGGAGAGCAGAGGGTTTAA
- a CDS encoding Nre family DNA repair protein: MHLCIKCKGKGYCGKQPCPLLHNIYKSKFKEILKYLPDVRTEVFGSSTSFLVGRANYPNIFISPLVGNFEDAEHLYGLKKEEILKIRLNLFSPRIKVNAYKITPLVEKLQEIAMSIKPVDSEVEFYNKPKIILPFFSETPPIGPIGELKKLNYDNPKIPQIVDRVAEDYSVEGVLKIYKRFDEIYASKLFSCGILGKEKKLIPTRWAITAVDDIIGKEYIKKIKNYKVLDEPLKFENYYLGNRFEIYFLPKPWSFKLIETYKAGCIWNKSGRDVTVFDSEIKERKRYAENTGGAYYAARLAVLEKLDKMKRQATVIVKRTVEKDYDVPLGVWVIRDGIREALNNKPSKIEPNEIKNLDTQRTLDEYL, from the coding sequence ATGCATCTATGCATTAAATGCAAAGGTAAGGGATACTGTGGAAAACAGCCATGTCCTCTTTTACATAACATTTATAAATCCAAATTTAAGGAAATTTTAAAATATCTACCAGATGTTAGAACTGAAGTATTTGGAAGTTCTACATCTTTTTTAGTTGGAAGAGCAAATTATCCGAATATTTTTATATCTCCGTTAGTTGGTAACTTTGAAGATGCTGAGCATTTATATGGACTTAAAAAGGAGGAGATATTAAAAATTAGATTAAACCTATTTTCTCCAAGAATTAAAGTAAATGCCTATAAAATAACTCCATTAGTTGAAAAACTACAAGAAATAGCCATGAGCATAAAGCCTGTAGATTCTGAAGTTGAATTTTACAATAAACCAAAAATAATATTGCCATTTTTTAGTGAAACTCCTCCTATAGGTCCCATTGGTGAGCTAAAGAAATTAAATTATGACAATCCAAAAATTCCGCAGATTGTTGATAGAGTAGCCGAAGATTACTCAGTTGAGGGGGTTTTAAAAATCTACAAAAGATTTGATGAAATTTATGCATCAAAGTTGTTTTCTTGTGGAATTTTAGGAAAAGAAAAAAAGCTGATTCCAACAAGATGGGCAATAACTGCAGTTGATGATATCATTGGGAAAGAATATATCAAAAAGATTAAAAACTATAAAGTCTTAGATGAGCCGTTAAAATTTGAAAATTACTATTTGGGCAATAGGTTTGAAATCTACTTCCTACCAAAGCCTTGGAGCTTTAAATTGATAGAGACTTATAAAGCAGGGTGTATTTGGAATAAAAGTGGCAGAGATGTAACTGTCTTTGATTCTGAAATTAAAGAGAGGAAGAGATATGCTGAAAATACTGGTGGAGCTTACTATGCAGCAAGATTGGCAGTTTTAGAGAAATTAGATAAGATGAAAAGGCAGGCAACAGTTATAGTTAAAAGAACTGTTGAAAAAGATTATGATGTTCCCTTAGGCGTATGGGTAATTAGAGATGGTATTAGAGAGGCGTTAAACAACAAACCTTCTAAAATAGAACCAAATGAAATAAAGAATTTAGATACACAAAGGACTCTAGATGAGTATCTATAA
- the rpoE gene encoding DNA-directed RNA polymerase: MYKILEIADVVKVPPEEFGKDLKETVKKILMEKYEGRLDKDIGFILSIVDVKDIGNGKVVHGDGSAYHPVVFETLVYMPEMYELIEGEVVDVVEFGSFVRLGPLDGLIHVSQIMDDYVSYDPKREAIIGKETGKVLEIGDYVRARIVAISLKAERKRGSKIALTMRQPYLGKLEWIEEEKAKKEQKD, translated from the coding sequence ATGTATAAAATTTTAGAGATTGCTGATGTCGTCAAAGTCCCACCAGAAGAATTTGGTAAGGATTTAAAAGAAACTGTAAAAAAAATTCTCATGGAAAAATATGAGGGGAGATTAGATAAGGATATTGGATTTATTTTATCCATTGTAGATGTAAAAGATATTGGAAATGGAAAGGTTGTGCATGGGGACGGTTCAGCATATCATCCAGTTGTATTTGAAACCCTCGTCTATATGCCAGAGATGTATGAACTTATTGAGGGAGAGGTTGTCGATGTTGTTGAATTTGGAAGCTTCGTAAGGTTAGGGCCTTTAGATGGATTAATCCACGTCTCACAGATTATGGATGACTATGTCTCTTACGACCCTAAAAGAGAGGCAATTATTGGGAAAGAAACTGGAAAGGTTTTGGAAATTGGAGATTATGTTAGGGCAAGGATTGTTGCTATTAGTTTGAAAGCAGAGAGAAAGAGGGGAAGTAAGATAGCTTTAACTATGAGACAGCCATACTTAGGAAAGTTGGAGTGGATTGAGGAGGAAAAAGCTAAAAAAGAACAGAAAGATTAA
- the spt4 gene encoding transcription elongation factor subunit Spt4, whose product MRACLKCKYLTNDETCPICHSPTSENWIGLLIVINPEKSEIAKKAGIDIKGKYALSVKE is encoded by the coding sequence ATGAGAGCATGTTTAAAGTGCAAATACCTAACAAATGATGAAACATGCCCAATATGCCACTCTCCAACAAGTGAAAACTGGATTGGGCTTTTAATAGTTATAAATCCAGAGAAATCAGAGATTGCTAAAAAGGCAGGGATTGATATTAAGGGAAAGTATGCGTTAAGTGTGAAGGAGTAG
- a CDS encoding GTP-dependent dephospho-CoA kinase family protein, whose protein sequence is MLMLPEELREKLKKPFGKVYKTLPDIDGDIVTVGDIVTKTVIENNIIPKLSIFDLKTKRNIPVEINHIFKKIIKVKNPAGCISDEAIESIKYLSTINDKDIALLVDGEEDLLALIVIKYFPIGTYVLYGQPDEGIVVLKIDEKLKQEINEILKQFKKI, encoded by the coding sequence ATGCTGATGCTTCCAGAAGAGTTGAGGGAAAAATTAAAAAAACCCTTTGGAAAAGTATATAAAACACTACCAGATATAGATGGAGATATCGTAACCGTTGGAGACATTGTAACAAAAACTGTCATCGAAAATAATATAATTCCAAAACTATCCATTTTTGACTTAAAAACCAAAAGAAATATTCCAGTTGAAATAAACCATATATTTAAAAAAATTATTAAGGTAAAAAACCCTGCTGGATGTATATCTGATGAGGCAATAGAAAGTATTAAATATCTATCTACAATAAATGATAAAGACATCGCCCTACTGGTTGATGGTGAAGAAGATTTGCTTGCTTTAATTGTTATCAAATACTTTCCTATCGGAACCTATGTTCTATACGGTCAGCCAGATGAAGGAATCGTTGTATTAAAAATAGATGAAAAACTAAAACAAGAAATTAATGAAATTCTAAAACAATTCAAAAAAATTTAA
- a CDS encoding 30S ribosomal protein S24e — MEIKILSERYNPLLKRKEYRFIVDHDGATPTFKDVKLKLAAILNANKDLLIVERIVEEAGMQRARGYAKLYDNEEMLKLVEREHILRKNKIEEETAAEEGE; from the coding sequence ATGGAAATAAAAATACTATCAGAAAGATATAACCCATTATTGAAGAGAAAAGAATACAGATTCATTGTAGACCACGATGGAGCTACACCAACCTTCAAAGATGTTAAGTTAAAGCTCGCAGCAATATTAAATGCAAATAAAGATTTATTAATTGTTGAAAGAATTGTTGAAGAGGCAGGAATGCAGAGAGCAAGAGGTTATGCTAAGTTGTATGACAACGAGGAGATGTTGAAATTAGTTGAGAGAGAACACATCTTAAGAAAAAATAAAATAGAAGAAGAAACAGCTGCTGAGGAGGGAGAATAA
- a CDS encoding 30S ribosomal protein S27ae — translation MTKGKKTAKYKYYKIEGDKVIRLKKTCPRCGPGVFMAEHLNRYSCGKCGYMEWKQPQKKE, via the coding sequence ATGACAAAGGGTAAAAAAACAGCAAAATACAAATACTACAAAATTGAAGGAGATAAAGTTATTAGATTGAAGAAAACCTGCCCAAGATGTGGGCCTGGAGTTTTCATGGCTGAGCACTTAAATAGATACTCATGTGGAAAATGCGGTTACATGGAATGGAAACAGCCACAAAAGAAAGAGTAA
- a CDS encoding site-2 protease family protein yields the protein MNYSIRLFKIMGIPIELHITFILFLIVVIGLSIMNNSIFWAVLFILLFVSVVLHELGHSYVAKKYGVKIEKILLLPIGGVAMMDKIPKEGELRIGLAGPLVSFIIGIALLIVSQFFDININGYPLLYTLSMLNLMLGSFNLIPAFPMDGGRILRAILSKKYGYLKSTKIAANIGKSLALIMLLFGLLSMNIILILVSLFVYFGAEQESRVVEVETIFKNIKAKDIMTPNPVSVSPDMSIEEFLDFMLKHKYFGYPVVENGKLIGCIGISNIHKKEGTVRDYMEKPVIVSENTDINDILRKLAHTDRVFVVENDELKGIISKTDILRAMSILELKEELEH from the coding sequence ATGAATTACTCAATAAGACTATTTAAAATCATGGGAATTCCAATAGAGTTGCATATAACTTTCATTTTATTTTTGATAGTAGTAATTGGATTGTCTATTATGAATAACAGCATATTTTGGGCAGTTCTCTTTATTTTGCTATTTGTGTCTGTTGTTTTGCATGAATTAGGGCATAGCTATGTAGCCAAAAAATATGGGGTAAAAATAGAAAAAATTCTGCTGTTACCGATTGGTGGAGTAGCAATGATGGATAAAATCCCAAAAGAGGGAGAGTTAAGAATAGGATTGGCAGGACCTTTAGTTAGCTTTATCATTGGAATAGCTTTGTTAATTGTCTCTCAATTTTTCGACATCAATATAAATGGATATCCTCTGTTATACACTCTAAGTATGCTAAACTTAATGCTTGGGAGCTTTAATTTAATCCCAGCTTTCCCTATGGATGGAGGGAGAATATTAAGGGCTATTTTATCAAAAAAATATGGTTATTTGAAATCAACAAAGATAGCAGCAAATATTGGAAAGAGCTTAGCTTTAATAATGCTCTTATTTGGACTTTTGTCTATGAACATTATATTAATCTTGGTTAGCTTGTTTGTTTATTTTGGAGCTGAACAGGAGAGTAGAGTGGTAGAAGTTGAAACAATATTTAAAAACATTAAGGCAAAGGACATTATGACACCAAATCCTGTAAGTGTAAGTCCAGACATGAGCATAGAGGAGTTTTTGGATTTTATGCTTAAACATAAATACTTTGGCTACCCAGTGGTTGAAAATGGAAAGTTAATTGGCTGTATTGGAATAAGCAATATACACAAAAAAGAGGGAACTGTAAGAGATTATATGGAAAAACCAGTTATTGTTAGTGAAAACACTGACATAAATGACATTTTAAGAAAATTGGCTCATACTGATAGAGTATTTGTTGTAGAAAATGATGAGTTAAAAGGAATAATATCAAAAACAGACATCTTGAGGGCTATGAGTATATTGGAATTAAAAGAGGAGTTAGAGCATTAA
- the cbiT gene encoding precorrin-6Y C5,15-methyltransferase (decarboxylating) subunit CbiT — MIPDEEFIRREGVPITKEEIRAVSIGKLNLNKDDVVVDVGCGSGGMTVEIARRCKFVYAIDYLEDAIEVTKQNLAKFNIKNCQIIKGRAEDILDKLEFNKAFIGGTKNIRKIIEILDKKKINHIVANTIVLENAVKIINEFESRGYNVDAVNITVSYAKKIPSGHMFLAKNPITIIKAVR; from the coding sequence ATGATTCCAGATGAAGAATTTATAAGAAGAGAAGGAGTTCCAATAACAAAAGAAGAAATTAGAGCTGTAAGCATCGGAAAACTAAACCTAAATAAAGATGATGTTGTTGTTGATGTTGGTTGTGGTAGTGGAGGGATGACCGTTGAGATAGCAAGGAGATGCAAGTTTGTTTATGCTATAGATTATTTAGAAGACGCCATTGAAGTTACTAAACAAAATTTAGCCAAATTTAACATTAAAAACTGTCAGATTATAAAAGGGAGGGCTGAAGATATTTTAGATAAATTAGAGTTTAACAAAGCTTTTATAGGAGGAACAAAAAACATTAGAAAGATAATCGAAATTTTAGATAAAAAGAAAATAAATCATATTGTTGCCAATACAATTGTTTTAGAAAATGCGGTTAAAATAATAAATGAATTTGAAAGTAGAGGTTACAATGTTGATGCCGTTAATATCACCGTTTCTTATGCTAAAAAAATCCCTTCTGGGCACATGTTTTTAGCAAAGAATCCAATAACCATAATAAAAGCTGTTAGGTAG
- a CDS encoding tyrosine--tRNA ligase, translated as MDEFEMIKRNTSEIISEEELKEVLTKDEKSAYIGFEPSGKIHLGHYLQIKKMIDLQNAGFDIIILLADLHAYLNQKGELDEIRKIGEYNKRVFEAMGLKAKYVYGSEFQLDKDYTLNVYKLALKTTLKRARRSMELIAREDENPKVAEVIYPIMQVNDIHYLGVDVAVGGMEQRKIHMLARELLPKKVVCIHNPVLTGLDGEGKMSSSKGNFIAVDDSPEEIKAKIKKAYCPAGVVEGNPIMEIAKYFLEYPLTINRPEKYGGDLVVNSYEELETLFKNKELHPMDLKNAVAEELIKILEPIRKRL; from the coding sequence ATGGATGAATTTGAAATGATAAAGAGAAACACATCTGAAATTATCAGCGAGGAGGAATTAAAAGAAGTCTTAACAAAGGATGAAAAATCTGCTTACATAGGTTTTGAGCCAAGCGGTAAAATCCATTTAGGGCATTATCTCCAAATAAAAAAGATGATTGACTTACAAAATGCTGGATTTGATATTATTATATTGTTAGCTGATTTACATGCATATTTAAACCAGAAAGGAGAGTTGGATGAGATTAGAAAAATAGGAGAATACAATAAAAGAGTCTTTGAAGCTATGGGATTAAAGGCAAAATATGTATATGGAAGTGAATTTCAGCTTGATAAGGATTATACACTAAATGTTTATAAATTAGCTTTAAAAACTACCTTAAAGAGAGCGAGAAGGAGTATGGAACTTATAGCAAGAGAGGATGAAAACCCAAAGGTTGCTGAAGTTATATATCCAATAATGCAGGTTAATGACATCCACTATTTGGGTGTTGATGTTGCGGTTGGGGGAATGGAGCAGAGAAAGATACACATGTTAGCGAGAGAGTTGCTACCAAAAAAGGTTGTTTGCATCCACAACCCAGTATTAACTGGTTTAGATGGAGAAGGAAAGATGAGTTCTTCAAAGGGGAATTTTATAGCTGTTGATGATTCTCCAGAAGAGATTAAAGCCAAGATAAAAAAAGCCTACTGCCCCGCTGGAGTTGTTGAAGGCAACCCAATCATGGAGATAGCTAAATATTTCCTTGAATATCCTTTAACTATAAACAGACCAGAGAAGTACGGGGGAGATTTAGTTGTTAATAGCTATGAAGAGTTAGAGACATTATTTAAAAATAAAGAACTTCACCCAATGGATTTAAAAAATGCCGTTGCTGAAGAGCTTATAAAGATTTTAGAGCCAATTAGGAAGAGGCTATAA
- a CDS encoding DUF2067 family protein — protein sequence MRKIISSKVSCDEELLELCERLSRLNIDCTIESKGNHVKIYVFGYDKDVLNENYRTVMNLMDKVRKKYSADREGLYEYSLSELKYPVNKNLVIDALKTLGYRVIYLEDENAIKTNVDINKFNEILKELHELYQELRFSNLGSKPVKNLVVLVSYITKKPIDDVIEEALEKGFFREEEGRIVLNKDINLAKKALLEGENGDKDTGEER from the coding sequence ATGAGAAAGATTATTTCATCAAAAGTGAGTTGTGATGAAGAACTTTTGGAACTCTGTGAGAGGTTGTCAAGATTAAACATTGACTGCACGATAGAATCAAAAGGAAATCATGTAAAGATATATGTATTTGGTTACGATAAGGATGTTTTAAATGAAAACTATAGAACAGTAATGAACTTAATGGATAAAGTTAGAAAGAAATATTCAGCCGATAGAGAGGGGTTATATGAATACTCATTATCAGAACTTAAATACCCAGTTAATAAAAACTTAGTTATAGATGCACTAAAAACTTTAGGATATAGAGTCATATACTTAGAAGATGAAAACGCTATAAAAACAAACGTAGATATTAATAAATTCAATGAAATATTAAAAGAACTTCATGAATTGTATCAAGAGCTTAGATTTTCAAATCTTGGTTCAAAGCCTGTTAAAAACTTGGTAGTTCTAGTTTCATACATTACCAAAAAACCAATTGATGATGTTATTGAAGAGGCTTTAGAAAAAGGATTCTTTAGAGAAGAAGAAGGAAGAATTGTATTAAACAAAGATATAAACTTAGCTAAAAAAGCTTTATTGGAGGGAGAAAATGGAGATAAAGATACTGGAGAGGAAAGATAA